Below is a genomic region from Rhododendron vialii isolate Sample 1 chromosome 5a, ASM3025357v1.
TCGCTTTGGGTCTCTAAAACCAACCCCTCTTTGCGCATGGTCAATTGGAAGTGTGTTATGGGGAGCTGCATGATTGCTAATTACTGAGTGCCTTCCGTGTTGACTTTGGGTTTGGATTATGAGGAGCTGCATGATTGCTAATTGCCTATACGTCCTCTAAGTGTCTGTAAGTTGTTATgatttgcctatcaaaaaaaaaaaatttgttatgaTTTCGTTCAACGGAAGCAATCTTATTTGCAAGTTTTTACAGTTTCATTTTAAGGGGTGGAAAATAGAGTAGAAGGGATCCTTTCATTTGTTAGAGTGGATTTATATCTTCATGTCCTTAGCTGTCGTTTCTTTTGAGCATGTATTATCACCAAAAATGTGTATCAGTAGAGCTGGTTTGCATTTAAAGTTTAGTTTCAATAGGGCTTACTGTATTTTGTGGTTGAATGCTGTAGATAAAGGCAGGGTTCTTAGGTGACTTTGAAATGTCAAAAAGGGGTACCACTTTCTCCATTTTATTATAACTTGGAGTTAGGTTGGCATGACTACTGTATAAATTTTACTGAGAAAAGGCCAGTCAATTAGGCGGTTACTTAGGgactatgaagcacgggtacttcagaaatgtcgccgtacccgtaccgggtacgggtacggcgccggtacggcaaaaacgtaccgggtacggcatgggtacggCAAAATCTGATCGGgtacttttgataattttgggtacggcatgggtacgttttagcccaaaatgatttttttttcaaaatttcagggatttttttgtaaataattataaaatatgggcttattgtgtaatttttttgtcttttatatacacatacacgtttaTGAGTCACTGAGAGAGGCAGCGGTCTAGGGCTCCAAATCGGAACAGAAGacgtaagttctctctcttttatatacacatacacgtttacACTGAGTCAATGTTTGTAAGTACTGTTGGTATGTAAGGAACAAGGAACTCGTCTAGCTTTGATCTAGGCACGTTGAACTTGATATATGAACTTCGAACTTTTATCTATCTTacattttgttggtaaaatgggtttatatttcatttaaagcaataaaaaaatagaaaaaaattatatatctagtcgccgtacccccgccgtacccataccctacttttttggggttttgccgtttcccgtacccgtacccgtaccgcgtaccggtacccgtgctccatagctTAGGGATAGGTGTCGTGATTTTTTTCTGCCATTGAGCTCTAATCTCTCTTAAGCACCTCGGCTCCTGCCAAACTTGGGAAATTGTATCCCCTCCCACAGCCTTAGTCCGTGCTCTTTTATTCGCCTTATAGGGAAATTTGAATAAGTTGATAGGTTTGTGCGTGTCTGAGTTATATTTTGCGACATTCAGTATCAAAGGTGCCAATCTGTTTCCTGTAGTTTTAGATCCAGATAGTTGAAACTTTTTTCAGAGGCACATAGATACGCAATTGGGTTCTAAGTGTCCAGTGTCTCGTTCTTGAAATAACAATCGAAAGGTGAATTGCTTCAATCAAGAGAGGGATTCCctctttgttatttttgtggtaTGATATCCTTCAATTCACATAAATCATTATTACACCTATTGTCTGCCGCACGTGAAAAGCCGGTACTTTGCTTACCTAGCACTTAGCGTCATCATTATGTAAAGTTGGGTGTATCTTTCATGGCAGAACAACTGATGGTTCTTTCAGAAAATGAACATAGATAGAAGTGTGCTAGTTAGTTTTACTGGTGCTTATAGGCTTATGGCTTTACAGCATTCTAAATGATGCCAGAAAAAGGGGCTATTTCCCGAATTGCATCTATACTATCTCGGATTTCTCTTAATGTTGTGGAGCTGTCTTTGTTTTCTGCACCTTATCCGACTAGTAGCATGTTCATACCAAGTGTACAGACACCAAGATTCCTGCCAAGCTTTGCACTAGTTTGCTCTATTGGTGCAGCACATTTTGGGAGCAAGGTGTCATAGCTTGGAAAAGATACAGTGATTCTTGATGATTGTGGTTATTACTATCTTTTTTTATATCCGATGGCTTTGATCATAACCAGGATCTTGAAATTGTTCATTGTAATATGAAATTGATAAGCTACTAGGAAGAGTGTGGACAACTGAaccttttccttctctcttcttcctctttttggttttgttgagAAACTTTCATCCTGCAGTCTACTTGGCATTTTGTCTGTTCGTCATTGGTGCACTTTATATGTGAAGGGTCATAGGCATACACGTGCACATCTATATACACTTGTATACGTTCTCACAGTTTGTATAAAAATGATATTCATTTCCGTTATATTCTGGTGAAGTATTTTCTGTTTCCTTAAATGTTTCAGGCAGTTGCTGCTGGAACAATTGCACTACTCTCAGCTCTCATTATGATATTAATCCATCCAGTCATAGTGTCGCCAGCTTTGGCCACCTTCCAAACCGCAACCAAGACGGGGGCTCCAACTGCAGTTGCAGCAGGGCAAAGACTTATCCGCACTGAACTACTCAGTAGCGCTTGGACTGGTTTCTTCGCTGGTTGCTTACACACGCTATCAGGCCCTGACCACCTCGCCGCATTGGCGCCACTCTCAATTGGACGCACTCGACTCGAAAGTGCTGCCGTTGGAGCATTATGGGGTTGTGGTCATGACGCTGGCCAAGTCATTTTTGGCTTACTCTTTCTAGTACTAAAAGATCGACTCCATATCGAAATCATCAGAACATGGGGCACAAGAGTTGTGGGATTTACTCTACTTGTTATTGGTGCTATGGGAATAAAGGAGGCTTCAGAGGTCCCTGCCCCTTGTGTTGCCTTAGAAAACGGCGAGTGCGATGTCAGTGTCTATGAAACCCTTGATAACCCCAAAAccgaaaagaagaagaaaatagggTTTGCGACTTTTGCGACAGGTATTGTGCATGGTTTGCAACCGGACGCATTGATGATGGTACTGCCTGCACTTGCTTTGCCTTCTCGCTTGGCGGGGGCAGCATTTCTAGGTATGTTCTTGGTTGGGACTGTTGTTGCGATGGGAAGCTATACCGTGTTTATAGGCTCGTGTAGTCAGGCATTGAAAGAAAGGGTACCTAGAATTACTGAGAAGCTGACATGGGCTTCCTCCATTGTAGCCATTGCTCTTGGACTTGCTATCATCATAAGCCAGTTTTTCGGGTTTAGCCTCTATTGATTTAAGTCCTTTTATAAGGTATTGTTAACCCACAGGGGATTGCTCAAAACGTAGTGAAAAGGTGGGAGCAAAGTTAGGAAAGAATTGAGGGATATTTAGTAGCAGCAGTGTTCATGGTTTAGAAATTTCATCTTATCGGgattactttatttattttcttttagatGGTTgttattttacaaaaatttggACCTTTCTGCATTCTGATTAACTATTTGTGACTTGAGTTTTCACATTGGAGTCCAGACTCAATTGGAAATTTGGGTTTTCAATTCTGGTTTGTGCTCGCAATTCACCTACGTGCCCTGCAAGAGAAAAAAGCTTGAACCTAATGGTCGTATCCTGTCCAATTTCTTCCCATCTTTCCTGTCCAGTTTGGATTATTTGTGGCTCCTTCTTGGGCCCACAACAATGATTGGAACCGTTCGTTTTTAAGAGCTCGTCAAGAACATTGACGACGCCAAAAATCACGTCGATCCGATATCATTTGATATTATTTCGAAATGCATTGTGCCAAATGGGTTGCAACCCAGTGTTAGCACACTTTTTTTCTTACGaacttaatgcatttcgaaataatatcaaacaatatcagatcaacgtgatttttggcgtCGTCAATGTTCTCGACGAGCGCTAAAAATTGAACGGTTCCGGTCATTGTTGTGAGCCCGGGAAGGGCccacaaatgatccaaaactATACTGGACTAGTTGGAACCCAGGACTGGACGGGATTCTGTCCCTTGTCAAGGATGTATCAAAAGATGTGACTTTTAGGGCTCTGTTGGCAGCACATCAGAGTTCTTGAGTTCCAGAGAAGCATGGTTGCaaggttgaaacttgaaaaaggAGTTGTCAAAGCGGCACCACTAGGATTGAAGAATTGATAGATTGAGAGCTCAATGTTGATTCTCTGAGTCTGCacctttttttcccattttcttcgGTGGTTCAACCCAGAATGGCAGATGGTTCTGGAACCAATGGTTTGTTCACCCGTTTCTTTCACTAATTGCCCTAACAATCGCTATGCATTCCTTGATACTAGATTATGATTCAACTGAAAGAAACATCCAATAGACTAAAATGGTTAGTTGCAAAAAGCTGCAATATTTACCAAGGAACAATCCAGCAGTAATTTAACaagggttttgaaaaaaatgcaaCACAAACCAGATGAGAGAAACCATCTTCATTCTGATTACAGAACAATGTACATCAGTCCTTCCAAGGATAAATGACCTAGGcctacaaaaagaaaaccaaaaccacaaTTCCGAGTATACAAAAACCATAGAGAGTTAATCTTTTCCTATCTGTAGTAAGTCCAAACAAATAGTCATGATCCATGGTAAATGGTTACACTGCTTCCAGGATGTTTTTGCTTAAGCAACGGATAACTCAATGAGGTCAGGAAGATAAGGAGGTCTGCATGTTTTTTGAAGCAACGATGCTGTGGAGAAATTTCTCAGTTAAAGTTTTACGCCTTTTGCTTTTTGTTGATGTCGTAATCCACGCATAGATCTGCTGCTGTCTTCATCTGAGACCATAAAAACGAGTTTCAATTCAACTTGGTCCAGATCACTGCAATTCCAGGATCACAAtacccaaaacaaaagaaatccgAAAGAATGACATGCGAACACCAATTAGAAAAGGCACGGCTAGAATCCCCACTGAACCTTTGCAGTGAAGCCTACTAGAAAAAGTGTATTAGAATCATCATGACAACACACATCAGCCAGACCAATGAAAGTGAAAAGGTAATCCATTAGCGACCACAATCGGCTGTTAAAGATTTAATCACAACCCCATTTTTCGACTCACAAACCCCTCCCAGACCCcaaccttagttgcaggaaccttcaactatgcccacgtttcttcgacggaaacgtgtttccgcgttcccgtcgaaggaaactccaagaaacccgtcccaatgacgacgggaactcgttccttacctatacgggaacttacacccaaaaaacggttgagagacttacgattcaagttgcaattggtacctttaaagttgttttgatcttgttagtgagcacatctgatattaaccttctagagtcatattaatgcccttaacttttatgcctacttaatatgcacaagagctctattgtgtaatcatgtgctacaataaaaatgttgaaatataactagaaacttataattttaatagtaatattttatgtggtagaataatatttatatatatacatttaacaatataaaactccaaaatatatttataattttaataatttttcctaaccgctcccaatggcgctcccacacttctgtgatcatccgctcccgctcccgctcccgcttcgtgtaaCTAAGACCCCAACTAAAAGTACATACATAACAGAGAAAATAGCAAATGATTAGGAAAAGCTCTCTGAAAAAAGTGTAATGTTACAAGTAGCAGATAGCCTGCGAATAAACAATAATCTACATGAGGAGGGTATTGTCACTGTTGTCATTATTGTCTGCCAATTTATAGATAGAAAAGGAAACATCTGAAATCTAAGTGAGACAGTTCAGCATCATTATAGTCTAAACTGAGAAACGTTATCcaaaatcaatgcaagcattaCCCTTAACTTTAGACAATGAGTAAAAGAACTTATTACTGAATCTGTAATATGCACCAAAATTCAGCATAAAAGATATGCATATCAACTGAATTACAGTTTAGACAAAGAGGCTTGACAGTTGCTAACAAGAATCAGAAGCATATGCATGAGTCATGACTACTACTTTTCAAGACAAACTCACAATAAGCTCCACATTGAGTAGCTGTATGAATGGAGGTAATATTTTGTCCATTTTAGTGTAGGCTTAGGATAGCTAAACTTCACCGCCACCCAGAAATAAGCTTCTTTCAATATTTGGTAGGGAGGTTAAAGAGGAAGGGAATGAGTCTGGCAGAAGACTCGAACGCAGCCATCACACCTGGTGAGGGAGCCAGGCCGTAGTCCTGGCCCTACGCCGAACCCCATTGTCTTCCACAAATGTATAGGACAGGAaatgtttttcttctttacttAGTGACAGCCATACTTCTTACCTGTATAAAATTTACTGCTTGCTTGATCGCCCATCCAACCAATAGTAAAGCAAGTAGAACGGCAAGAGCTGAGTTCTGCTTGGCAGCCTCCAGTACAACCTAAATGGAAAGGATATAAATGATAACCTGGGTAAGAAAAtcctcacaagtcacaacatTCAGGCAGAAAATGTAACACCATCATGCAAATGAAGTCTAACCTTGGTCAGATTCTCATTCTGGTTCTTCGCCAGAAGAAATAGAGTTATGTAAA
It encodes:
- the LOC131325284 gene encoding chloroplast protein FOR GROWTH AND FERTILITY 2-like encodes the protein MERLIYSKFSPKPSTHHLPQLGRIDAARLRLPAESLRVASLFHKHDDPSRRSSLLTIPNRVPDKYPTKCSSASSFPPVDLQNGSKPTRHLVKKIVERSFGPRKAVAAGTIALLSALIMILIHPVIVSPALATFQTATKTGAPTAVAAGQRLIRTELLSSAWTGFFAGCLHTLSGPDHLAALAPLSIGRTRLESAAVGALWGCGHDAGQVIFGLLFLVLKDRLHIEIIRTWGTRVVGFTLLVIGAMGIKEASEVPAPCVALENGECDVSVYETLDNPKTEKKKKIGFATFATGIVHGLQPDALMMVLPALALPSRLAGAAFLGMFLVGTVVAMGSYTVFIGSCSQALKERVPRITEKLTWASSIVAIALGLAIIISQFFGFSLY